A window from Schistocerca piceifrons isolate TAMUIC-IGC-003096 unplaced genomic scaffold, iqSchPice1.1 HiC_scaffold_839, whole genome shotgun sequence encodes these proteins:
- the LOC124770918 gene encoding uncharacterized protein LOC124770918, producing the protein MRRSTWHNVLHKSAHKTFTVGCAVENSSPSTPQRASELFKVGHSANSKKQAKDVLVSSTLSMLRDIQTAMNGSSEDDKLGQYVAAELITTKNRKLNAEAKCLIMNAIMGAIQKVTDR; encoded by the coding sequence TGCTCACAAGACATTTACAGTGGGGTGTGCAGTTGAGAACAGTTCTCCATCTACCCCTCAGCGCGCATCAGAATTATTCAAAGTGGGGCACTCTGCCAATTCTAAGAAGCAGGCCAAAGATGTCCTGGTaagcagcacattgtcaatgctgcgagacatacaaacagcaatgaatggGAGCAGTGAGGATGACAAGTTGGGCCAATATGTTGCAGCTGAGCTGATAACAACTAAAAATAGAAAATTGAATGCAGAGGCAAAGTGCCTCATCATGAATGCCATCATGGGTGCAATTCAGAAAGTTACTGAtcgttaa